The Streptomyces sp. NBC_00440 genome contains a region encoding:
- a CDS encoding aldehyde dehydrogenase family protein, producing the protein MQILERPSEPNRGASVQPTEKPAEAVARLRATFRTGRTKTLSWRTEQLHGLRAMLTGHRQELAAALHADLGKSEREAFRTEIDFTVREIDHTLERLEGWLRPEPVDVPEHLGTASAWTVLDPLGVVLVIAPWNYPLQLLLAPVAGALAAGNCVVAKPSEVAPATSRAVAELLPRYLDRDAVTVVEGAVPETTALLAEHFDHIFYTGNGAVGRIVMRAAAEHLTPVSLELGGKSPAFVDRGTDLAAVAARLASTKFLNAGQTCVAPDYVLTDPATARELEPALTSAVRELFGADPATSDDYGRIINERHFDRLTGLLGSGRVVVGGDSDRAQRYLAPTVLAEVRPESPVMGEEIFGPILPIVEVDGLDEAITFINDRDKPLALYAFTDSVLTRDRLTTETSSGGLGFGLPVAHLTVPELPFGGVGESGMGRYHGRYSLETFSHRKAVLDKPLG; encoded by the coding sequence ATGCAAATACTTGAACGGCCTTCCGAACCCAACCGAGGAGCATCCGTGCAGCCCACCGAGAAGCCCGCCGAAGCCGTCGCCAGGCTGCGTGCCACCTTCCGTACCGGCCGGACCAAGACCCTGTCCTGGCGCACCGAACAGCTGCACGGCCTGCGGGCGATGCTGACCGGACACCGCCAGGAGCTGGCCGCCGCGCTCCACGCCGACCTGGGCAAGAGCGAGCGCGAAGCGTTCCGTACGGAGATCGACTTCACCGTGCGCGAGATCGACCACACCCTGGAGCGGCTGGAGGGCTGGCTGCGGCCCGAGCCCGTCGACGTACCGGAGCACCTCGGTACGGCAAGCGCCTGGACCGTGCTGGATCCGCTGGGCGTCGTCCTGGTGATCGCCCCGTGGAACTACCCGCTTCAGCTGCTCCTCGCCCCGGTCGCCGGGGCGCTCGCCGCGGGCAACTGCGTCGTCGCCAAGCCCAGTGAGGTGGCCCCCGCCACCTCGCGGGCGGTCGCCGAGTTGCTGCCGCGCTATCTCGACCGCGACGCGGTGACCGTGGTCGAGGGCGCCGTGCCGGAGACCACCGCCCTGCTCGCCGAGCACTTCGACCACATCTTCTACACCGGCAACGGCGCCGTGGGCCGCATCGTGATGCGGGCCGCCGCCGAGCATCTGACGCCGGTCTCCCTGGAACTGGGCGGCAAGTCACCGGCGTTCGTCGACCGGGGCACGGACCTCGCGGCGGTGGCCGCCCGGCTCGCGTCGACCAAGTTCCTCAACGCGGGCCAGACCTGCGTCGCCCCGGACTACGTCCTCACCGACCCCGCGACCGCCCGCGAGCTGGAGCCCGCGCTGACCTCGGCCGTACGGGAGCTGTTCGGCGCCGACCCGGCCACATCCGACGACTACGGCAGGATCATCAACGAACGCCACTTCGACCGGCTGACCGGTCTGCTCGGCTCGGGCCGGGTCGTGGTCGGCGGCGACAGCGACCGTGCGCAGCGCTACCTCGCGCCCACCGTGCTCGCCGAAGTCCGGCCGGAGTCACCGGTCATGGGCGAGGAGATCTTCGGCCCGATCCTGCCCATCGTGGAGGTCGACGGGCTCGACGAGGCCATCACGTTCATCAACGACCGGGACAAGCCGCTGGCGCTGTACGCGTTCACGGACTCGGTGCTGACCCGCGACCGGCTCACCACGGAGACCTCGTCGGGCGGCCTCGGCTTCGGCCTGCCGGTGGCCCATCTCACCG
- a CDS encoding ferritin-like domain-containing protein, producing MGTDHIDTGLLKELTEQSQDLNSDALRVTNSALADFAETAESSSRRWWQRRGTLLGAAGAATLLGAGRAAAASSTDVMALQTAASIENLAVSVYHTAAGLPFIKTGNKTVLAFITKTAQQHTAHAQAFNAAAQKAGGKEQTGTDPKYAAVVKKTLPTIKNSADVVKLAITLEDVAAQTYTKNIGQVHDTSLRQLFASVAPVEAQHRATLLAVQALLADGDTNLIAIPTDVAKLPASIGSVGFPDAFYPTKMASPVSEGAVK from the coding sequence ATGGGTACCGATCACATCGACACCGGGTTGCTGAAGGAGCTGACCGAGCAGTCGCAGGATTTGAACAGCGACGCGCTCCGGGTGACGAACTCCGCTCTGGCGGATTTCGCCGAAACGGCCGAATCTTCGAGCCGCCGCTGGTGGCAGCGCCGGGGCACTCTGCTGGGGGCCGCGGGTGCGGCGACCCTGCTGGGCGCCGGACGCGCGGCGGCAGCGTCGAGCACCGACGTCATGGCACTCCAGACGGCCGCTTCGATCGAGAACCTGGCGGTGAGCGTCTATCACACCGCCGCCGGGCTGCCGTTCATCAAGACCGGCAACAAGACCGTGCTGGCCTTCATCACGAAGACGGCGCAGCAGCACACGGCGCACGCCCAGGCGTTCAACGCCGCCGCCCAGAAGGCGGGCGGCAAGGAGCAGACGGGTACGGACCCGAAGTACGCGGCGGTCGTCAAGAAGACCCTGCCGACGATCAAGAACTCGGCGGACGTGGTCAAGCTGGCCATCACGCTGGAGGACGTCGCGGCGCAGACGTACACCAAGAACATCGGGCAGGTCCACGACACCAGCCTGCGGCAGCTCTTCGCCTCGGTCGCGCCGGTGGAGGCCCAGCACCGCGCCACGCTGCTCGCCGTGCAGGCCCTGCTGGCCGACGGGGACACGAACCTCATCGCGATCCCCACGGACGTCGCGAAGCTTCCCGCCAGCATCGGCAGTGTCGGCTTCCCGGACGCCTTCTACCCCACCAAGATGGCTTCTCCGGTCAGTGAAGGGGCCGTGAAATGA
- a CDS encoding ferritin-like domain-containing protein, producing MSSTKGSWELPISEGELSRLTSEMDEAHRATLPVMAASARDLSAELKDLGTSGPDPVQEERSHLARRRFLTGAGASAAMLALAACGGKTSTTPTGAGASASTSASASASSSGGASKYTGDLKVVALSVALENQAVAAYQAALKAANAGKLGKVPPAIATFIQTAMAQHKDHADAWNGVLSSAGKPKITDVPLSDQPAVTKALGQVKDVTGVAKLALQLEDQATETYVFATYNVKSLGGVNTAATIAPVEAMHAAILHYVLGQYPVPDAFIGTKKAASPSLLTV from the coding sequence ATGAGCAGCACCAAGGGCAGCTGGGAGCTGCCGATCAGCGAGGGCGAGTTGTCCCGTCTGACGAGCGAGATGGACGAGGCCCACCGGGCGACCCTGCCCGTCATGGCCGCGTCCGCCCGTGACCTGTCGGCGGAGCTCAAGGACCTGGGGACCTCCGGTCCCGATCCGGTCCAGGAAGAGCGTTCGCACCTGGCGCGCCGCCGCTTCCTGACCGGCGCAGGTGCGTCGGCGGCCATGCTGGCGCTCGCCGCGTGCGGCGGGAAGACGTCCACCACGCCGACCGGGGCGGGCGCTTCCGCGTCCACGTCGGCCAGTGCTTCGGCGTCCTCGTCGGGCGGGGCCTCCAAGTACACCGGCGACCTGAAGGTCGTCGCGCTGTCGGTGGCCCTGGAGAACCAGGCCGTCGCCGCCTACCAGGCGGCTCTCAAGGCGGCCAACGCGGGCAAGCTCGGGAAGGTGCCGCCGGCGATCGCGACGTTCATCCAGACCGCGATGGCGCAGCACAAGGACCACGCCGACGCGTGGAACGGCGTGCTCTCCAGCGCGGGCAAGCCCAAGATCACCGATGTGCCGCTCTCCGACCAGCCCGCTGTCACCAAGGCGCTCGGCCAGGTCAAGGACGTCACGGGGGTGGCCAAACTGGCGCTCCAGCTGGAGGACCAGGCCACGGAGACCTATGTGTTCGCGACGTACAACGTCAAGAGCCTGGGCGGGGTCAACACGGCGGCGACCATCGCTCCGGTCGAGGCCATGCACGCGGCGATCCTGCACTACGTGCTGGGCCAGTACCCGGTGCCGGACGCCTTCATCGGTACGAAGAAGGCCGCCAGCCCCAGCCTGCTGACCGTCTGA
- a CDS encoding cupredoxin domain-containing protein, with protein MLTRNRRPRVAVAVAALCMLTAVTSCSDSGSKSSSSTSTKPTTAASTASGSGTQITIKNFKFTPAALTVAPGTKITVTNKDSTTHTLTATGKKAFDTGDIAAGKTVTFKAPSAKGNFPYICTIHQYMKGTLTVS; from the coding sequence ATGCTCACCCGTAACCGCAGGCCGCGTGTGGCGGTCGCCGTAGCCGCGCTCTGCATGCTGACCGCTGTCACCAGTTGCTCGGACAGCGGATCGAAGTCCTCGTCGTCGACGTCCACCAAGCCCACGACCGCGGCGTCCACGGCGAGCGGCAGTGGCACCCAGATCACGATCAAGAACTTCAAGTTCACGCCCGCCGCCCTGACCGTCGCCCCGGGGACGAAGATCACGGTGACGAACAAGGACTCGACGACCCACACCCTGACGGCCACCGGCAAGAAGGCGTTCGACACGGGTGACATCGCCGCAGGGAAGACGGTCACCTTCAAGGCACCGTCCGCCAAGGGCAATTTCCCCTACATCTGCACGATCCACCAGTACATGAAGGGCACGCTGACGGTCAGCTGA
- a CDS encoding MFS transporter, giving the protein MTDPLISPAAHTRGTPGFRRATGALFAAGMTTFMTLYCVQALLPALSSHFSLSPAASSLTISVSTAAMAVAVVPLTALSDAWSRTGMMSLSLGAAALLGIAAAFAPNYPTLLVFRVLQGLALAGLQATAMSYLSEEVHRESLGQAMGLYVAGNGIGGMAGRLVADGVLDLTGSWRWAIGAVGAVAAVSAVVFHLTVPASVRFVRREARPRALASAIGRALPDSALLRLYLIGFVAMAAFVTVYNYLGFRLIDAPFNLSQTTAGLLFIAYTAGSFSSAAAGRLVDRFGRPRVLLPALLVTLVGLAVMLVPQLGAVIPGLVIFTVGFFAAHAVASGWVGGRSTVLGVQGAAVYLFFYYIGSAVGGSVGGIAYSAGAWNGLTLYCGCLVAVALLSAVTLRWVRTAARPGPSAAQPPRPAEASARSAEPAAEPSAVTRPGDGSGGVR; this is encoded by the coding sequence GTGACTGACCCGCTCATATCGCCTGCCGCGCACACGCGGGGGACACCCGGTTTCCGCCGGGCCACCGGAGCGCTCTTCGCCGCCGGGATGACCACGTTCATGACGCTGTACTGCGTCCAGGCCCTGCTGCCCGCCCTGTCCTCCCACTTCAGCCTGTCCCCCGCGGCCTCGTCGCTGACCATCTCGGTCTCCACCGCGGCCATGGCCGTCGCCGTGGTGCCGCTGACCGCCCTCTCCGACGCGTGGAGCAGGACGGGGATGATGAGCCTGTCGCTGGGCGCGGCCGCGCTGCTCGGTATCGCGGCGGCCTTCGCGCCCAACTACCCGACGCTGCTGGTCTTCCGGGTGCTCCAGGGCCTCGCGCTCGCCGGGCTCCAGGCGACGGCGATGTCGTATCTGTCCGAGGAGGTGCACCGTGAGTCGCTCGGCCAGGCCATGGGGCTCTATGTGGCGGGCAACGGGATCGGCGGAATGGCGGGCCGGCTCGTCGCGGACGGGGTGCTGGATCTGACCGGCAGCTGGCGCTGGGCGATCGGCGCGGTCGGCGCGGTGGCCGCGGTCTCCGCCGTGGTCTTCCATCTGACGGTGCCCGCGTCCGTACGCTTCGTACGCCGGGAGGCCCGGCCGCGCGCGCTCGCGTCCGCAATCGGCCGCGCGCTGCCGGACAGCGCCCTGCTCAGGCTGTATCTGATCGGCTTCGTGGCGATGGCCGCGTTCGTCACCGTCTACAACTACCTGGGATTCCGGCTGATCGACGCGCCGTTCAACCTGTCCCAGACGACGGCGGGGCTGCTCTTCATCGCGTACACCGCGGGCTCGTTCTCGTCGGCCGCCGCGGGCCGGCTGGTCGACCGGTTCGGCCGGCCCCGTGTGCTGCTGCCCGCACTGCTCGTGACGCTCGTGGGGCTCGCGGTGATGCTCGTACCGCAGCTCGGCGCCGTCATCCCCGGCCTGGTGATCTTCACCGTGGGCTTCTTCGCGGCCCACGCGGTGGCCAGCGGCTGGGTCGGCGGGCGGTCCACCGTGCTGGGGGTGCAGGGCGCCGCGGTCTATCTGTTCTTCTACTACATCGGCAGCGCGGTCGGCGGTTCCGTGGGCGGTATCGCGTACTCCGCGGGGGCGTGGAACGGCCTCACGCTCTACTGCGGCTGCCTGGTCGCGGTGGCGCTGCTCAGCGCGGTGACACTGCGCTGGGTACGGACCGCGGCCCGGCCGGGACCGTCGGCCGCGCAGCCCCCGCGGCCCGCCGAAGCATCCGCGCGATCCGCAGAACCGGCGGCCGAGCCGTCCGCTGTCACTCGACCCGGCGACGGGTCCGGCGGCGTGCGGTGA
- a CDS encoding LysR family transcriptional regulator: MERKVSGDRMDRTDRMDRTERIDRMERAAAQHLPAPLLGMCPDLVRFVTVAGLEHLSAAASELGTPQSTVSRSVARLEAAVGTPLFDREGRGLRLTRQGRAFLARVQRGLEEIATGCEELRLATDMPGTVALGFLPALGSAPVPLLVSWFRDRHPQVRFQLVQDNAQGLLDRLRAGEVDLCLTSPLPDEPGITTLPAAAEPLSLVVPAGHRLAGRGRVRLAEAEHEDFVMAASGYGLRRLVNSLCAAAGFPPRVAFEGAEIATIRGFVAAGLGVAVLPPSPVRVSGLVDLPLDDPGASRTVGLTRVTARNPTPVVSDFIDLVLSRAEECFGGPAPA; this comes from the coding sequence ATGGAACGCAAGGTATCCGGGGACCGCATGGATCGCACGGACCGCATGGACCGGACGGAACGCATTGACCGCATGGAACGGGCCGCTGCGCAGCACCTGCCGGCTCCGCTGCTGGGGATGTGCCCCGATCTCGTACGGTTCGTGACGGTGGCCGGGCTTGAGCATCTCTCCGCCGCGGCGAGCGAGCTGGGCACCCCGCAGTCGACCGTCAGCCGCAGCGTCGCCCGGCTGGAGGCGGCCGTCGGCACCCCGCTCTTCGACCGGGAGGGCCGGGGGCTGCGGCTGACCCGGCAGGGCCGCGCCTTCCTGGCCCGGGTGCAGCGGGGCCTGGAGGAGATCGCGACGGGCTGTGAGGAACTGCGGCTGGCCACCGACATGCCGGGCACCGTCGCCCTGGGCTTCCTGCCCGCGCTCGGTTCGGCCCCGGTGCCGCTGCTGGTCAGCTGGTTCCGGGACCGGCACCCGCAGGTCCGCTTCCAGCTGGTCCAGGACAACGCGCAGGGGCTGCTCGACCGGCTGCGGGCGGGCGAGGTCGATCTCTGCCTGACCTCACCGCTGCCCGACGAACCGGGCATCACCACCCTGCCTGCCGCCGCCGAGCCGCTGAGTCTCGTCGTCCCGGCCGGCCACCGGCTGGCCGGGCGGGGCAGGGTCCGGCTGGCCGAGGCGGAGCACGAGGACTTCGTGATGGCCGCATCCGGCTACGGTCTGCGCCGCCTGGTCAACAGCCTCTGTGCCGCCGCCGGTTTCCCGCCGCGCGTCGCGTTCGAGGGCGCCGAGATCGCCACCATCCGCGGCTTCGTCGCGGCGGGCCTCGGGGTCGCGGTGCTGCCTCCGTCACCGGTCCGGGTCTCCGGCCTCGTGGACCTGCCGCTCGACGACCCGGGGGCCTCCCGCACGGTCGGCCTGACCCGGGTGACGGCCCGCAACCCCACCCCGGTCGTCAGCGACTTCATCGACCTGGTGCTGAGCCGGGCCGAGGAGTGCTTCGGCGGCCCGGCGCCGGCCTGA
- a CDS encoding alpha/beta hydrolase: MTSYAHQGLVRTLSATAVAAALTATAVPAAHAGTASTAKSAPVPALTWRACAQPGGPAGQECAELPVPLDYHRPDGPQLTLAVSRLRSDRPSERRGTLIVIPGGPGGSGVQRLTEKGTALRGQLGGAYDLVSLDPRGVGGSTRASCGLDAADRHLVTVRSWPAADGGIAENTARARRTAEACARNGGAVLRSLTTANEVRDIDRFRQALGEEKLSAWGESYGTYVGAEYAQKYPQHTDRWVLDSNDDPDPSRVARGWLANMAVGVEDRMPDFAAWAADPARDGDGLRLAQQPDEVRPLFLALAAKLDREPKETTTPGVPLTGTLLRQALQTAVESDDAFPQLAQLIKAAQDPAATPVLTPGLSQALPDEDAAVAIGVICNDVRWPDPVSSYGPAVAADRAAHPLTAGMPVNITPCTFWKDAPAAPPARITDRGPSDILMIQNRRDPDTPYSGALKMRAALGGRARLVTVDSGGHGSYLGTGNACGDRTVTRFLTTGQRPEHDTECAD; the protein is encoded by the coding sequence ATGACCAGTTACGCCCATCAGGGCCTCGTCCGCACACTGTCCGCGACCGCCGTGGCCGCCGCTCTCACCGCCACCGCCGTCCCCGCCGCGCACGCCGGGACGGCGTCCACCGCCAAGTCCGCTCCGGTCCCCGCACTCACCTGGCGGGCCTGCGCCCAGCCCGGTGGCCCCGCCGGCCAGGAGTGCGCCGAGCTGCCCGTACCGCTCGACTACCACCGTCCGGACGGGCCGCAGCTCACCCTCGCGGTGTCCCGGCTGCGCAGCGACCGGCCGTCCGAGCGACGCGGGACGCTCATCGTGATCCCCGGGGGGCCCGGCGGGTCCGGGGTGCAGCGGCTGACGGAGAAGGGGACGGCGCTGCGCGGCCAGTTGGGCGGCGCGTACGACCTCGTCAGCCTCGATCCGCGCGGGGTGGGCGGCAGTACGCGGGCGAGCTGCGGGCTCGACGCGGCCGACCGGCATCTGGTGACGGTCCGGTCGTGGCCCGCGGCGGACGGCGGGATCGCCGAGAACACCGCGAGAGCCCGGCGGACCGCCGAGGCGTGTGCCCGCAACGGCGGCGCTGTCCTGCGCAGCCTGACCACGGCCAACGAGGTGCGCGACATCGACCGTTTCCGGCAGGCGCTGGGCGAGGAGAAGTTGTCGGCGTGGGGGGAGTCGTACGGGACGTACGTGGGCGCCGAGTACGCGCAGAAGTACCCGCAGCACACCGACCGCTGGGTCCTGGACAGCAACGACGACCCCGACCCGTCGCGCGTCGCCCGTGGCTGGCTGGCCAACATGGCGGTCGGCGTGGAGGACCGGATGCCCGACTTCGCGGCCTGGGCCGCCGATCCCGCCAGGGATGGCGACGGGCTGCGGCTGGCCCAACAGCCCGATGAGGTAAGGCCGTTGTTCCTCGCGCTGGCCGCGAAGCTGGACCGGGAGCCGAAGGAGACGACCACCCCGGGTGTCCCGCTCACCGGCACCCTGCTGCGGCAGGCGTTGCAGACCGCGGTCGAAAGCGACGACGCGTTTCCGCAGCTGGCCCAGCTGATCAAGGCCGCGCAGGACCCGGCCGCGACGCCCGTCCTGACGCCCGGTCTCTCCCAGGCCCTGCCCGACGAGGACGCGGCGGTGGCGATCGGGGTGATCTGCAACGACGTGCGCTGGCCGGACCCGGTCTCCTCGTACGGGCCCGCGGTGGCCGCCGACCGCGCCGCGCACCCGCTCACGGCGGGGATGCCGGTGAACATCACGCCCTGCACCTTCTGGAAGGACGCACCGGCCGCGCCGCCCGCCCGGATCACCGACCGGGGTCCGTCGGACATCCTGATGATCCAGAACCGCCGGGACCCCGACACCCCGTACTCCGGCGCCCTGAAGATGCGCGCCGCGCTCGGCGGCCGGGCCCGGCTGGTGACGGTCGACAGCGGCGGGCACGGCTCCTATCTGGGCACCGGGAACGCCTGCGGGGACCGCACCGTGACGCGGTTCCTCACCACCGGGCAGCGGCCGGAGCACGACACGGAGTGCGCGGACTGA
- a CDS encoding peptide chain release factor 3: MSGVAGEAARRRTFAVISHPDAGKSTITEALALHAHAITEAGAVHGKSGRRAVASDWMEMEKARGISVTSAVLQFDHRGHVLNLLDTPGHADFSEDTYRVLAAVDCAVMLIDAAKGLEEQTRKLFDVCRHRRIPVITFVNKWDRPGREALELLDEIERELRVRPTPVTWPVGEAGEMRGLIDARSPEQMLRYTRTPGGAHQAEEELITAEQAATEEGDRWEQATEELQLLQAEGAEFDAESFLGATSTPVFFGAAVSNIGVRLLLDAIVDLAPAPHARETEGGGARPVDAPFSGLVFKVQANMDPSHRDRIAFLRVCSGVFERGETVTRAATGKPFATKYAHSIFGQDRSMVDTAYPGDVVGLGNAAALRVGDTLYDGPPAMFPPMPTFAPEHFAAVRPVDISRSKQFRRGIAQLDEEGVVQVLVSDRRGDQSPVLAAVGPMQFDVVTHRMAGEFSSPVRLEFLPYHLARSTDAAGGEALNSARLVQGEALTRVRDKEVLALFPDKWQANSFQRAFPDARLDHLLAAHD, from the coding sequence GTGAGCGGGGTGGCGGGCGAGGCCGCCAGGCGGCGGACCTTCGCGGTCATCAGCCACCCCGACGCGGGCAAGTCGACGATCACCGAGGCCCTGGCCCTGCACGCGCACGCCATCACCGAGGCGGGCGCCGTGCACGGAAAGTCGGGACGGCGCGCGGTCGCGTCCGACTGGATGGAGATGGAGAAGGCGCGCGGTATCTCCGTGACGTCGGCGGTGCTCCAGTTCGACCACCGCGGCCATGTCCTCAACCTCCTCGACACCCCCGGCCACGCGGACTTCTCCGAGGACACCTACCGGGTGCTCGCGGCGGTCGACTGCGCGGTGATGCTCATCGACGCGGCCAAGGGGCTCGAAGAGCAGACCCGCAAGCTCTTCGACGTCTGCCGGCACCGCCGTATCCCGGTGATCACCTTCGTCAACAAGTGGGACCGGCCGGGCCGGGAGGCCCTGGAGCTGCTGGACGAGATCGAGCGCGAGCTGCGCGTCCGGCCCACCCCGGTGACCTGGCCGGTCGGCGAGGCCGGTGAGATGCGCGGCCTGATCGACGCGCGCTCGCCCGAGCAGATGCTGCGCTACACCCGCACGCCCGGCGGAGCCCACCAGGCCGAGGAGGAGCTCATCACGGCCGAGCAGGCGGCCACCGAGGAGGGCGACCGCTGGGAGCAGGCCACCGAGGAGCTCCAGCTGCTCCAGGCCGAGGGCGCCGAGTTCGACGCGGAGTCGTTCCTGGGCGCCACGTCGACGCCGGTCTTCTTCGGTGCTGCGGTCTCCAACATCGGTGTACGGCTGCTCCTCGACGCCATCGTCGATCTCGCCCCGGCACCGCACGCCCGCGAGACGGAGGGCGGCGGCGCCCGCCCGGTCGACGCGCCCTTCTCCGGGCTCGTCTTCAAGGTCCAGGCGAACATGGACCCCTCGCACCGGGACCGCATCGCGTTCCTGCGGGTGTGCTCGGGGGTCTTCGAGCGGGGGGAGACCGTCACCCGGGCCGCGACCGGGAAGCCCTTCGCGACCAAGTACGCGCACAGCATCTTCGGCCAGGACCGCTCCATGGTCGACACCGCCTACCCGGGCGACGTCGTCGGCCTGGGCAACGCGGCGGCGCTCCGGGTGGGCGACACCCTGTACGACGGGCCGCCCGCCATGTTCCCGCCGATGCCGACCTTCGCGCCGGAGCACTTCGCCGCCGTACGCCCGGTCGACATCAGCCGCTCCAAGCAGTTCCGGCGCGGGATCGCCCAGCTCGACGAGGAGGGCGTGGTCCAGGTGCTGGTGTCGGACCGGCGCGGGGACCAGTCGCCGGTGCTCGCGGCGGTGGGGCCCATGCAGTTCGACGTGGTGACACACCGGATGGCGGGCGAGTTCTCCTCTCCCGTACGGCTGGAGTTCCTGCCGTACCACCTGGCCAGGTCCACGGACGCGGCCGGCGGCGAGGCCCTGAACAGCGCACGGCTGGTCCAGGGCGAGGCGCTGACCCGGGTCCGCGACAAGGAGGTGCTGGCGCTCTTCCCGGACAAGTGGCAGGCCAACTCCTTCCAGCGGGCCTTCCCGGACGCCCGCCTCGACCACCTGCTGGCCGCGCACGACTGA
- a CDS encoding spermidine synthase, whose translation MSARFEEIDWQPTPMGDISLRRRRDPASGDDVYEVKLGDEFLMSSLFTLGETELTRLGLADLPGTPLDVAVGGLGLGYTARAALDDPRVASLLVVDTLGEVIDWHRRGLVPLGAGLASDDRCRLVRGDFFALAAGPDGLDPEAPGRRFHAILLDVDHSPRHVLHPSHAALYGPSGLRALAGLLHPGGAFALWSNDPPDAEFGAVLAEVFAHTEAHVVTFGNPLQGGTSTNTVYVGRRDSDTEA comes from the coding sequence ATGAGCGCACGTTTCGAGGAAATCGACTGGCAGCCCACTCCCATGGGCGACATCAGTCTGCGGCGCAGGCGGGACCCGGCGTCGGGCGACGACGTGTACGAGGTGAAGCTCGGGGACGAGTTCCTGATGTCGAGCCTCTTCACCCTGGGTGAGACCGAGCTCACCCGGCTCGGCCTGGCGGACCTGCCCGGCACACCGCTGGATGTCGCCGTGGGCGGTCTCGGCCTCGGATACACGGCGCGGGCCGCGCTGGACGACCCGCGGGTGGCTTCGCTGCTGGTGGTCGACACCCTGGGCGAGGTCATCGACTGGCACCGGCGCGGTCTGGTCCCGCTGGGCGCCGGGCTGGCGTCGGACGACCGCTGCCGACTGGTCAGGGGCGACTTCTTCGCGCTGGCCGCCGGCCCGGACGGCCTGGACCCCGAGGCACCGGGCCGCCGCTTCCACGCCATCCTGCTGGACGTCGACCACTCACCGCGCCATGTCCTGCACCCCAGCCACGCGGCGCTCTACGGCCCGTCCGGGCTGCGCGCCCTCGCCGGCCTGCTGCACCCCGGCGGGGCCTTCGCCCTGTGGTCGAACGACCCGCCGGACGCGGAGTTCGGCGCCGTACTCGCTGAGGTCTTCGCGCATACGGAGGCGCACGTGGTCACCTTCGGCAACCCCCTCCAGGGGGGAACGTCGACCAACACGGTCTATGTGGGGCGCAGGGACAGCGATACGGAGGCTTAG
- a CDS encoding FAD:protein FMN transferase yields MGTVFSFDIRDPATTAIHRALARAVRGLHEVDEVFSTYRPDSAISRLGRGETTVADCPPDVLEVFQLCSKAFRLSEGWFSTVADGTLDPSGLVKGWAAEAASRTLWEAGAYNTCVNGGGDIRLRGESSPGTPWRIGIADPLRPGRPAATVTGRDLAVATSGTAERGGHILDPYTGAPVTGPYASVTVTGPGLALTDAYATAAFAMGEAAPAWLAGLDGYEALTITTDGRTHTTPGFPGRADPRC; encoded by the coding sequence ATGGGCACGGTGTTCTCCTTCGACATCCGCGACCCGGCCACCACCGCGATCCACCGGGCGCTGGCGCGGGCGGTCCGCGGACTGCACGAGGTCGACGAGGTCTTCTCCACCTACCGCCCGGACAGTGCCATCAGCCGGCTGGGCCGCGGTGAGACCACGGTCGCGGACTGCCCGCCCGACGTCCTTGAGGTCTTCCAACTGTGCTCGAAGGCCTTCCGGTTGAGCGAAGGCTGGTTCAGCACCGTCGCGGACGGCACGCTCGACCCCTCCGGCCTGGTCAAGGGCTGGGCTGCCGAGGCCGCCTCACGGACCCTGTGGGAGGCGGGCGCGTACAACACCTGCGTCAACGGCGGCGGCGACATCCGGCTGCGCGGCGAGTCCTCTCCCGGCACCCCGTGGCGCATCGGCATCGCCGACCCGCTGCGCCCCGGCCGGCCGGCGGCCACGGTCACCGGCCGCGACCTGGCCGTCGCCACCTCCGGCACGGCCGAGCGCGGCGGCCACATCCTCGACCCGTACACCGGCGCACCGGTGACCGGCCCCTACGCGTCGGTCACCGTGACCGGACCGGGTCTGGCCCTGACCGACGCGTACGCGACGGCCGCCTTCGCCATGGGCGAGGCGGCGCCCGCCTGGCTGGCGGGCCTCGACGGATACGAGGCGCTCACCATCACCACCGACGGCCGCACGCACACCACACCGGGCTTCCCCGGCAGAGCGGACCCCCGTTGCTAA
- a CDS encoding FMN-binding protein — protein MRRTLLVSAGSCALVVALLSLKPHQSPALAGVAPRTSKSAAPQASSPSAAGTTGGTAKTGGTAKTGGTAKTGGTAKTGATGTYTGDPVDTQYGTVQVAATVTGGRLTGVRILRAPDQNGRDQQIASYALPRLTQEAVGANSAHIDAVSGASYTSQGYMQSLQSALDKSGA, from the coding sequence ATGCGCCGGACCCTCCTGGTCAGCGCCGGGTCCTGCGCCCTGGTCGTCGCGCTGCTGTCACTCAAGCCGCACCAGTCACCCGCCCTGGCGGGCGTCGCACCACGCACCTCCAAGAGCGCGGCCCCACAGGCCAGTTCGCCGAGTGCGGCAGGTACGACGGGCGGGACGGCCAAGACCGGTGGGACGGCCAAGACGGGCGGGACGGCCAAGACGGGTGGGACGGCCAAGACGGGCGCCACCGGTACGTACACCGGTGACCCGGTCGACACGCAGTACGGCACCGTCCAGGTGGCTGCCACCGTCACCGGGGGCCGCCTGACCGGGGTACGGATCCTCCGGGCGCCCGACCAGAACGGCAGGGACCAGCAGATCGCCTCGTACGCCCTGCCCCGCCTCACGCAGGAGGCCGTGGGCGCCAACAGCGCGCACATCGACGCCGTATCGGGGGCCAGTTACACCAGCCAGGGCTATATGCAGTCCCTGCAGAGCGCACTGGACAAGTCCGGTGCCTGA